The Theobroma cacao cultivar B97-61/B2 chromosome 2, Criollo_cocoa_genome_V2, whole genome shotgun sequence genome includes the window GCCCTTTATAAggttttgaatatgaatttttcatggaaaatatGCCCTCCTTCCCCTCTAAAATGGGCTGccaattattttacaattgATTTAAGTAGTTGTCAGAAAAGCGACCTTGATGAGGACAGATGCATATACTGATTCATTACTGTTGTTTTTTGGGTTGAATTCGTTTCATTAGATTACTGTCGATGCATACGCAACCCTTTAAGAATTTCGTACTGTTTACagcatttcttctttcttccttccCACGTTAAGAGTCTTCTTTTTCATAATATAGCCAGCAGAGACCACAATGTTGACTGATTTTAATATCAGCTTTTATTACAAATATAGGCCTTTTTCAACAGAATTACTACCTCATCAGAGCTTTTGACCGGAATTTGGGGACAAGGAAAGGTTGTAGCTCTCAATTTCTTGGAAGATTTTTGGAAAGTGTTCGACACACTATAGTCGTATATACCCTTTGATTCCTTGATTTTCTTTGGGAAGATTCTACCTGGTGTGGTTTGAATCTACAATAAGATTTGATATTATAGGAGTAAAGAATGACCCTTCCTGATCATAGCTTAGCCTATATATAAATGTTACATACATGCTGCAGCCTGCAGCTGTAGTCCTGCTAATATTACTACATGTAATCAGACTGAGAGAATTTCAATTTGCAGCAGGGTGCAGTAATCTACTGCCGTCTTGTAGCTATGGTGAAACTGACAAGAGATTTTGTAAACCAAAGAAAGAagcaggagagagaaagaaagaagaaagtgaaACAGGACGTgagaggaaaaggaaaaatagagaAACACATAGAAAAACAGTTGTATGAGCTAAGCCTCGTTCCAATAACAATTACAAGAAATCCTGGTTTCCTGATTGATGGggaggaaaaggaaaactatGGAAGTTCTACTTCCATGGACCCTGATTTGTACACAGCTGCCATGGAAGGCAGAATCCTGGAACTGGTAGAAGCTGTGGAGAAAGGACCCGCTGATAGACAAAGTGATCGTGTTGTGCCAGCAAGCTGTATTCAAGTAAGCCCCCAAAAGAATACAATGCTTCACATAGCAACAAGTTATAGACATCATGAGATTGTTAATCTCATCTGCAAGGATTTGCCCTTCTTCATTCAGGAGAAAAACTCTAAGGGTGACACTGCTCTCCATATAGCAGCAAGGATTGGTGATCCGTTGCTAGTCCGCCTGATAGTTGATGCCATAAGAGGTTCTTCTAGCGAATCTATGTTAGGTGACAAAAATGAGGATGGAAACACTGCTTTGCATGAAGCCTTGCTAGCTCATCATGAAAAGATCGCTCGGATCCTGATTGACAAAAATAGGGAAATGTCGTATAGCGCCAACAAGGAAGGCAAATCTGTATTATATCTTGCTGCGGCCGCAGGTTATGCAGATATTGTTAGGCTTATAATGGAAAATCCATTAGGGAACTACAATGAACAACAAAGACTGCAAAATGAATCACCAGTACACGCTGCCATTCATGGGAGGAACATTGGTAATTTATTTCATGTACACTTTAGACTTTGTGTAGGGATAATTAACGTttaatttctctctttttatgTTCTTATTTCATTTACTTGTTACAAGACATTCACCTTTTCTCTTTGACCATGCATTAGCAATTTCAGTGACAGTTGAAAAAAATCGTCTGCGTCAGACCATAGCTCCTTGAACATGTTAATTAGCCCTGCTAAGCTTTTCCTTTGGAATAGCAGATGTCCTCAAAATAATGTGGGAAAAGGACCAGTCTTCTTTTCATGTAAGATGTGAACAAGGAAGGAATCCGCTTCACTGTGCTGCATCCATAGGCTATCTTGAAGGGGTCAAAATCCTGCTTCAGATGTTCCGTGGTGCTGCATACCAAAGGGATCGGAATGGTTTCTTCCCTATTCACATAGCTTCTGATGAAGGCTATATCGGGATAGTCCAAGAGTTTCTATGGCACTGTCCGGATTCAAGGGAGCTTCTTAACAGGCAAGGTCAAAGTATACTTCACCTTGCTGCAAAGAGAGGAAGAATTCATTTGGTGAATTACATACTCAAAGTGCCCACACTACAGAATCTTATAAATGAGAGAGATGAGAATGGAAACACGCCTTTACTTTTAGCTACTATTTACCTGCATCCCAAGGTTGTAAGCGTTCTTACATGGGACCGGAGAGTTAATCTACTGCTGATGAACGAGGACGGATTGACAGCGCTGGATATTGCACAAGAATACAACACAGACACACAAATGATGGCTTCATGTCCAAAGGTATGTGACTACGGGAAGTAGATTAATATATTTCTATCGGAGCCGTTGGTCCGCCACAAGCAGTGGAAAGTTCGTGCTTGTGTACATGCCCAATTTTGAATTTAGTGCTTATTAGAGTTTTATAATTTCCCAAGTAATTGTCTATAACCACTAGCATCAGTTAACTGTTCACATATAAATTATCTTTACAGCAATTTTGTGattgaaaacaaagaaaggaagTTATGGTGCGCAAATGAGCGTCCATTATTTCCAATGCAATGTCAAAATGGTCAGAGTGAGAACACTTCCAATTAACACGGTAGATGCTTTTTCTAGCTATTGATTTATTAGCTTGGATCCGGATCCTAGGAAGGTAACCTGGCAAAGTTGAACCCGTTAACAAAAAGAGCTGATGATTTGATGTGGTTCCCGTATTTTGAAAGGTAACCTATTATGTTGGTGCATATGTAATCTTGTTTTTGTATTGTGCAGCGATTGACATGGCTCGCCTTAAGACTAACCTGTGCAGAACGCTCCCAGCCAACAGCCTCAAGAAACAGAAGACAAAGTTCAGTTGAAGGAGAGTGTTCGAAATTTGAAAGTTACAAGGAGAACGTCAATGTAATATTATTAGTCTCAACACTGGTTGCAACAGTGACATTTTCAGCTGGTTTCACAATCCCTGGTGGTGACAACAACTCTAGTCCTGACGAAGGTTCTGCAATCATGCTAAGGGAAAGGATGTTCCAACTGTTTGTCATCTGCAACACAATGGCTATGTATAGCTCCATCATCATTGATGTTACACTCATTTGGGCACAGTTAATTGATCTCGGTTTGGTGTTCTTTGCTCTTAAACTGGCAGTACCTCTCCTAGGAGTTGCACTTACAATGATGTCCATAGCATTCATGGCAGGTTTATACTTGGTGGTGAGCAAGCTTAGTTGGCTTGCCTCAGTTGTCCTCTCCTTGtggttgatttttcttgtcatGCTCGCAGCAATCTTTATTCCACTATGTTGCTCAGCTAGCTGCTACATTCTGCGTTACATTTCTTACTATCCCTTCCGCTTGATGTTGTACACGCTTGGAAGCCATGAGGAGGATGACTCAAAGGAATAGCTTTCAGCCATCTTTAATAACATTACTGTTGACGAGTGGAAATAAACATCTTATACAGTTATGTTTAATGAACATTAAACATTTGCTGGCATACATTGTAATACAAGCCTCATATACTCCGGGGTGAAAGTATTGTACcttgtacatatatatttgaacACTTAGGTGTGTTTGCATGAGCAAAACTCTTAAAACACTATGTTAAAAATAAGCTTTAATCTATTGAAGGGATtggatttttctttgatttcaaGCAGGAACTGATACTTGCAGGAAAAAGACAACAGAGTATATAGGAAGGACTGAGCTTCTATGAGGTCAACTTGAACAGTAGAAAAATGGCTCACAACCCAACTAGGGATTTGACCaaaaatgagagagagagacctAGATAagtaatgaaaataagaaacaatAAAGGGAAACCAATAAGTTAGTCTCCTTTCCTCTCCCCACCGCCCCCNTAGGTCTTTTTCCTCTCTTCCCCCCccacccctttttttttttttttgtgtgtagCTGCTATTTATTCATTAGCAAACCAATACGGCAATGGAACCCTTTGTTTGTTCTACGAATGGCTTAGCTGTTTGTCATACACATACAGATTCTTTAAGATGGTTTGGTCCAAGCACGTGACAAATGCTGCAGTTCAAGGGGGACCAACCTTCCCTGTTCCCTCTAATTTCCACGGCGTGAGATAGCTTTTTGTAAAGCATGGAACACAATCATACCAAAAATACAGTTAATTTcattaatgttaaaaaaaagtgaagaaagtaaataaaataatgaaagagACTAGGAGTTTATTCATATGATTTTTGCAAAGATAATCAAGTAATTAACCCATCAATTCAAGAATCAATGCATGCTTTAGGATTTGAACTGAAaacatttgcattccatagCCCAGTACTGCAGaaagaaactgaaaaatgAATGACTGCCATGTATACACTGGAGAAGTTTTAGGCTGCAAAGAAATAAGTAAATTTAAGAGTAAAAAACAACAGTTCgtcattcatttctttttatacaTAGAACAAACAAAAGCAGGGATAACTATTAAATAGCCCTTTAACAAAGAGCTTGCCTCGTTTTTGAACTCCTAATTTAAgtcaaattaacaaaaatcaaacaatgtCTTAGATGGAAGATGAGGATAACTTTCCTAAATTCCATCAACCAGGAAAACTTCCAAAATCCGATTTCTTCCAAGTATCCACAAAGTGAAATCTCTCCAGCTAAATAAGGTCTCAGTAACTTAAACAATTCAACTTAATCACTCACCAGAATTCTTCCTGACAAGTGCAAAGTACCCCAAAACGGCACAAACAGCAGCTACAAGATTCCCTTCCTTCAACAAAATCTTGAACACAATCCCAGCGATCTCTCTTGTAATCTTCCTGCCTTCAAGCACCAAGGTCCTCTTTGGTTTCCCAAAGAAAGCAAGCAGAACCACAACAGTGATCCAGGTCACCAAAGTGGCCGGCACAGCCACAGCCAGAGCTGCAACCATAGAAAGCAGCCCAAAAACCGCACCAAGAAGAACAGAGGCATAGAGGGCAGGCCACCCAGAAGAAGCAGAAGATGGTTGGGCTTGACGTTTGTACCAAGAAAGTATTGATTTAAGGGAATTCCACGAAGAAGCTAAAAGGATTGCATAAACTAGCACAAAGAGAAACACCCATGTTCTCCTTTTGCTCATAACTTTCAGAAATAACTTGTATGATGATGGCGGAGGAGGTGTTGTTGATGTAGGAGAAGTGGGTAGTGCTTCGTGTTCTCCCTCCATGTTTTTTCCTTCTATTTGAAGTGGCTTGGTTCTCTCACCTTCTCTCTCCGCGCTTGGATTTCCTGTGCTTGTTTTGGTTTTCAGTTAGTTTTTGGGCCTCTAGGATGGATTCTCGGTGAGTTTTGGGTACCTCTCTATGTCCGAGAGGCTGAGATGAGATGATGAAAAAGTAGATACTATTAGACTCAGCAAAAGAAGTTAATGGGAAGTACCAAGCGCAATTGGAAGCAAGGGAAAACAACTTGAGCACCTTGGCAGCATCTGATTGGGTAGTGTATTCACGCGCCTGGGAGATGCTGTTATTAAGTAGGATGCTTTAAGTAAACCTCTGTCTTTGTCGAGAACGACAGTGGGGTTCTTGAAGCTCTATCATTTAATGGGCTTTTTGGGCACAAGGAATTGAATTTGGACTGGAATCTTCTACGGGCATTTTGGGGCGTCAATTACTTCTCCGGCTGGAGCTTGCAATAACTGGTTTCTTCTTCGGGTTGCCAAGCTCTTGCTTTACACCTTGCGGAATCTTTCTCAGCTTCTAAGAAGCCCAGCAACCTAATAACTTTTTCCTTTCAGTGTTATTCTTCCTGACTAGGGAGATTCAGGAAAAGCGGTATAAGAGGGGTCCAGCCAGAAACTTAGGTACTACTCCATAGTCCATGTCAACAAcataaaatggaaaaacaGGTTACGATGCTTATTTAATATCACCAGAAAATTCATTATCTCCTGCTGTGGCTAGTACAAATTGTAGATGAGAGTTTAGTAGGATGACTGACTGCTTTTGAGGTGTGCTTTTCGTCCAGCGAGTTAATGCGCTTTAGATGTTACGCTGCATCATTCAAAGGCATTCCATAATGGATCAACCAACACATAGGTTACATCAAGAGTCCAAGTGCCCAAATACGTTTCAAGCGTGAAAGCAGTCAATGTTACGATCTACATTAACTCCTGTAAGgtattatataatttgatcCTCTGGATAAAAGATATCTCACAGTTCAAAGGTGGTATAAACTTTTACATGTCCAGTATTACTTTAGTATATAGCCGATGTGAGATTCATAGCTTCTTTTTTTAAGACCATAACATTCTCTCTTATTCTTACTAGGAGTTTCTCTTTAATGTGGAACTTTGTAGCTTTTTTCGTTGGGAGTATTATCTCGACGATATGAGATTCACATACAAGCAAAGATCGTGATATCTTTTCCTACTTCAACAAGGGTCTACTGTCTTCAGTGGCACATCGTTAGTACTTAGAGTCTGCTTTGAGGTAGTATTTGGTATGAGGGAAGTGAGAGCACATTCCACGCAATGTGTCTAATTATATTACATTACAGTGTTTGTTTTGCAACAGACTACTGCAATGTAAGATTGCAATACAATACATTCTATTGCACTctgtaatattattataaatatttttacccttcaactttattattttgttaaaaacattttgtaatgttataattaaaataaaaatattaaaataaaatatataatataagaattaaaaattaaaataaaataaaataaaatataagaaattaaattcatatgataatataagtaaaaaaattaaaataaaatatatataatataaaaaattatattaaaaaataaaaataaaatatttaaaattataataagaaatgaaaataaaatatatgacattaaaaatatatttaagagatgatattatataaaaattagcaataaaaaatacaagtatattaaacttgcattttaataaataagggtaattttgaaaGTTAACATTACATTTGTAACAGAGTACTTGTAAATCAAACGCTGTAATGTTATCTTCTCTGTactttaatcattattttactTGTATACCAAATACTGTAATGTTATTTTGCTTGCAATCATATTgtttgcaatcacattacttgCAATTATATTACCTGTAATTATATTACCTGTAATCATATTGCATTGTAAAGTACCAAACACCACCTGATACCAACTGTTATGGTCCCCACCAACCTTTGTGAGGTATTGTTCGCTTTACCCTGTTGGCCTCATGGTTTTATCCCACAAAAAGTGCCTCACAAGTTGAAGGTAGTGTGAACCTTTATATGTACTGTATCACTCTAGTACATAGCCGATGAGAGATTCATGGCTCCTCTCTCTAAAACCATGACATCCTCTCTTACTCCTTACTTGGAATTTCTCTTCAATGTGGGACTTTGTGGTTTTACTCGTTGGGAGCATTATCTTGACAATGTGGGATTCACATTCAAGAAAGGACTGTGACATCTAAAGGCGTTCTGAGAGTGAAAGCACCAATGGGCGTTCTGAGCGCTTTATGAGCACGAAAGCACCCAAGAGCTTTTCGAGCACCGAAGCTTCTAAGGGCATTCCCAACACGGAAGCACCCAAGAGCTTTCCAAGCGCGGAAGCACCCAAGAGCTTTCCAAGTGCGGAAACACCCAAGAATAAGCATGGAACAATTATTTGTACGAGGAAGTTAAAGTAACTTAGAACAAGAGGTAGGGTTCATGAGTTACCTTCACATTAGGAATGTTCTAGAGAGTTTGGCTTGGTAGCTTAGATATGAAGATAGTTAAGAAAACTTCCTCTTAACTTTTCCTTGAAGTATAAGTGCTTaacccctttttctttctttactccTTAAGAATACATGTGGCGCACTATGAAGTGTCACTACTCCATTACCCAAAACTTACACCTACTATCCAACCACATGAtcattcttttaatattttataaatcgTTTTTTAACTACTCTTTCATGACAAGCATGTTCTCCCATAATTGAACGTGTTCTCTTAACTACTCTTAAGAAAATGCTTTTATTAAGCATAAATATAAGGGACTTAGAGGTTAAAAGGTAATTAGAAATCATCAGAAACCTAGCAAAGATTATCTTGAAAGTTTTCTTGAGACTTCTTCAAATATTCTTTCTATTCAGCCTTTCCCATTCGTCGTAATCCATCACTTATtccacctttttcttttcccttacCACTTACCACCAAAGCACTTACGCTTCAAAAACTGCTTCAGTCTTCTTCTTTGTCGCCTTTGGCGCATTCCAATTCACTCATTGCAacaaatcttctctctctacttGAAGAACCCTTTGCATTTTGGCGATTCCACTAAGGGAGAGTGATTGCagtaagtgaaaaattaattgaaaatttttatcagAAGATATAGAGAGTTCTCCTAACAACCAAGAAACGTCTGTTCTCACTTATATCTAGGAgctcatgaaaattctcaaagctTCCCAAAAAAAGATACAAGTGTTAGAGGAAAACAATAAGCAAATGATGGAGACCATTACTCAGTATGCATCCACAACTGCCATAACCTATTAACTTCTACCTATACCAATAAAAAATGCCGCTAATGTGATCAACAACaatgaaaatgaaggaaaTGGAGAGAGCACGATTGACCCACTCCTTTATACCACCAATCCCTCTATTGTAGGTAATCCCGTTATGGCAACTCCTTCCACTAGTGCTCAGAGTTTTGTCACAAAGGAAAAGTTGGAAAAGTTGCTCGATCAGAATAACAAGAGTCTCAACTTTTCCAAGTTTGACTTGAAACTACCCTATCTTGCTAAGGTAGCCGTAAAGCCATACCCTAAAGATTACACCAGcctaaaattcaaacaagTCAATGGCAAGACTGGTAATGCTTGGGAACCTGTCATGAAGCTTGTAAAAACCTTAGGAGTCGTAGGCTTGGAAGACGATTTAAAGCTGAAAGAGTTCTTTAAGTCTTTTACTGAGAAAGCATACATCTGGTATGTTAATCTCACTCTAAGCTCAGTTGACTATTGGAATCAGATGTGTAGGATGTTCGgagaaaaattcttttctaccTAAAAAAGGTGACCTTTATTAAATTGGGGAAAGAACATCATAAGGTAAAAAAGGATCTTATGGAGTACATCCAGCGGTTTAGAGAACGTATACTAGATATACAAGATTCTCATGATTAAAAAGAGCTGGTCAAAGTATGCATCTAAGGTATGTTCGATGAAATATAGAGGCATTTGGACAACTtaccttttcattttttttccattttaattgaaactGCACAACAGACCAATAATACAGTCCTTAGGTAAAAAAGAGCCAATCGTTTCAATAAGAAGAACATCACTCCTGTGAATGCAATTCAAGGGGGaagtaaagaaagaagaggCCCTCGAGAGAATCTAAGGCCAAAGCGGGACAACTTTAAGAAAAGACAAGATTAAGATATTGTTATACCCTTTCCATTTTCAGCTCTACTCGACAGAGTCAGGGCATTCTTTCAAGAATGAATTAGAGACGGACAAATAAATTTACCTTATCGAGACCACCACCAGTAGAAGAGAAGTTCAATCCATGGTATTACGATTACCATCGCATGGTGGGTCATCCATTTGCTGAATGTAGGAACATGCGTAAGATATTTCACCAAAGAACACAAACAGGAGAAGTCTTGATTAGAAACAACACAATTCAAAACAATCCACTCCCTACTCATCAAAATGCTTGAAGACATGTAAGTGTAATGATCAGTATTCAAGAAAAACCTACCTTTCCTTCCAATCAAGAAGAGGACACTCGTGCAGCTGCTATAGTTACCTcttccattgccaactcacTCATGAAGAAACCTAGATGCAAACATTTCTTTGATTAACTTGGCTTCTCAGAAGAATCAAGGAAGAAGGTAGCTATAATGTTAGCACAAATAGGTGGTTTATAGAATGGAGAATATAGCTTAGTGGGACTACTTATGAAGAAGATGGCAAGTGGATATGATAATGCCATAGTATTAATAAAAGTAGACATTTGTACATCACATCCCTATCACAACAAGCCACTTTATGTGGATAGTAATGTTAATAGATACCTAGTGAGAAAGATGTTCATTGATGACGGTTCTTCAGTAAACCTTATGCCACTGTCTACTTCGAAGGTTGTGAATATAGATTTAAGGAGTTTGCATCATCTTATGACCATGACTTCCttcaataacaaaaagattaaAACTCTAGGGCAAGTCTTGGTGAATTTCAAGATAAGACCTATTCAAGATTAGATTTACTTCCACGTTATTGAATCTGATGTGGCTTATCACCTTTTCCTAGAAAGAAAGCGCCAAAAGGCGTTCCAAGCTCAAAAACGCCTAAGGGTGTTCTAAGCGAGGAAGCGTCTAGGGCATATCAAGTGTGGAAACACTTAGGAGCATTCCAAGCATGGAAATGCCCAAAGGCATTCCAAGTGCAGAAGCGTCCAAAGGCGTTCCCAGCACGAAAACACCCAAGAACAAGCATAGAACAACTGTTTGTACAGAGAAGTGAAAGTAACTCATAACAAGTGGTTGGGTTTATGAGTTACCTTTACATTTGGAATGTTCTAAAGAACTTAGCTTGGTGGCTCAAATATGGAGATAATTAAGAAGACTTCCTCTTAACTTTTTCTTGAAGTACGTGTGctttaccttttttctttttttgcttcttaAAAATACATGTAATGTACTATCAAGTGTTATTAACCAATTACCTAAAACTTACACCCACTATCCAACTATGTGGTCATTCTTTTAATATCCTATAAACCATTTTTTAATTGCTCTTCCATGACAAGCACATTCTCCCATGATTGAACATGTTCTCCTAACTACTCCTACGAAAGTGCTCCTATTCAGTATAAATATGAGGGCCTTAGAGGTTGAGAGGTAATAAAAAATCATCAGAAACCCAACAGAGATTATCTTGAAAGCTTTCTTGAGACTCCTTTAaacattctttttatttaaccCTTCTCATTTACCGTAGTCCGTCATTTCCTCCACCTTTTCTTATCCTTGACCACTTGCCACCACTGCTACAATCTTCCTCTCTATTGCCTCTAATGTAATCCAATTCACTCATTACAACACGTCCTCTCTCTCTACCTAAAGAACCCGGTACACATAAATAATTGCTTGGTCTCAACTGACCTGTATATTCTACAATTCCACTTCGTCTAAGAGGTGGACAAACACAATATCTTAAATTAGACCGTGCGCATGTCAGAACAATAGCAGCAACGAATGAACCTGGATGATATGTAACTGTAACCAAGTAAATTGCAGAGCAAACTGAGTTAGCTATTAATATATTCAGAGAACAAATAAAAAGTCAACTTCAGAGTGGGGATGggaaaaaattagaaaaacttAAGGTCAACGGAGAACATTTCCATTCAAGGAATGGTTTATTCAAATTACATGTAAATCATCTCAAGCACTCGCAACTTCGAAACTCATTCCAGATTAACATTTAAGACCACCGTATCAATATGAGAATGTGTTTGTCAAAATTTTGCCCTAGGCAAGATGCATGGATAAGTAAGCACCATAGCACAGTTACAAAGTGATTGCAAACAGACAGGTACAAGGGCATCTAGTTCTTACCACAACAATCAACAGGCTTTCTGGAAACGTAGTAACCTCAATATCCATATGCATAGATGCTGCAACCTCTCCTTTTGAATATTCATCTCCGATCTTGCAAGTAATTGCACCTTTTCAAACACCCTGCTTCAAGCAACATGAAATCTTTCGTGATTTGATACCAGCCTTCATGAAGACATCCAAATTGAAACAAACAACTCTATTCAGTAATGTCACATTGTCATTTGTCACTGCCCACTTGAATTCATTTGCGCTCAAATTCAGGCTAATCATACTTCTCCTTCCAAGTATACAATAAAAAGAACACCCAAGAAAGAGCCAACACAAAATCACCAACTACTTGTCTCGGCCAATCCCAAGATAAATCCTCTAACCTTCTCTCAAAATTAACCCTCCAAAGAGCCATTGATAAGTGAAGAAGTACACAACCTTTGGCGAAAAAGCTCTGGAATTTTTTATCCTTGACAAACGCTACCATGAACACCAAGAACCCAACTACAAAGAGAAGCAAACCAACAAAAGAATTGGATGTCTGAATCAGCAATTTATCATGTGGGGTTGACCCTGAAAGCTTTTGAGCCGTTTCAACACCATGAGCAAAAATATAGATCTCGTTAAGATAGAACATTATCAAAGATCCACTCGTTATTGCGATCAGGGAGTGGAGAATGCAGATCACAAAGAACATAGACAGTCCCATTGTACCAACTATAACATGCCTTGCTTCAGCTGTTCTATAGATCTTCTGATTGTCTCCACAACTCCAAAAAGTTCAAAGattcaagaaaatcaagacTTTACGATATGAATGCAGGAATTTGATTAGAGCACCAATAAACGCAGATGAACGTGAACCCACCAAGGAAAACCTTAAAAGGTCGAGAATTTTCAATGGGTGAATTAATATATGACAATGATAAAGGAATAAACCATTAAAATACTAGACACCCAGATGAAGCCACCAGGAGAAAACCTCAAACTTCACACGTTATGATCGTTGCATAACAATGAGCAATGATTGAAAACATATACATCCAAAATCCCAGTGATCTTCCCCCAAGCAAAAACCCGaaatagaaaaatgaaaatgaagaactGATGAGTCTGAATCACAATGTGGCAACGATCAATGGAAAAAACTGGCACAGAGAATGAGGAATAAATAGTGGCATTATGGAATTTTCACTTTCACAATCACAAATAGGAAGAGGAAAGAGAAGAGGGTGGGATTGAGAATTTGAATGAAGAGAATCTGAACTGGAATCGGGATTAAATGACCAAAGACTGAGCTATGGGGTTCATAGGGATGTGTGCGGTTTGGTGTTTGACGGGTTTTGTGATTTTTGTCGTAAGGGTGGTTTGTTCCACAACCCATTTGCGGGGACTATGCTGTTTTCTACGACTTTGTGActtgtttaatttattaagaATGATGATTGATCACAAATGAGTAAATGGTAGTCATGATTTAAAAGTTTACTTTCCGAAAAGaaatattaacatattaaaattttttaatgattgtTAGTTGTTTTATATAAGAAGGCTACAATTTGGGCTAATCATCTTTATCTAAATTGTACATACTTCATCCCTATCATATAAATtacacaaaaaataaattctttgaagaataaaaatcCCCATTTGTCATTTACTCTCTAGGCAAATTCCTCACTTTTCCTTGGGGCTAATCCTATTTTCCAATTGCATTCATCACTTTTTGCCTGGTTGGGCCTGTTCTAGTCCAACAGCCTGAATTTTTGACTGGGGTTGGGTTTGTTGAAAATCAAACTTTGGGGTTATTCAAACCCATCAGATGTCTCCATTAGGGATTAAGATTATTTGtaccatttttgtttttataaaagattACCATTACCTATATTTTACCATCATTgctctttctcctttttcatttttctttaatttagaGGTTGGTTCTACTTTTGATTTTGACATCTACCTTGATTTCATCTTTCTGACTATATCTGATTTAATTTGTCACTTTTCacattattttaataagtaaTAGGCATTAAAAACCTATgacaaatattgttttgatgaaaatagaAGCTTCtcagattaaaaaaaaaaggagaaacaTCCAAGATTACCTTCTAACCTCTATGAACCAGTAAAAGGTTTTGGTCAATAACTTTCGGAAATACTTGGTGGAATCGATAATTGCAATG containing:
- the LOC18608716 gene encoding uncharacterized protein LOC18608716 isoform X2; the encoded protein is MEGEHEALPTSPTSTTPPPPSSYKLFLKVMSKRRTWVFLFVLVYAILLASSWNSLKSILSWYKRQAQPSSASSGWPALYASVLLGAVFGLLSMVAALAVAVPATLVTWITVVVLLAFFGKPKRTLVLEGRKITREIAGIVFKILLKEGNLVAAVCAVLGYFALVRKNSAISRRGN
- the LOC18608716 gene encoding uncharacterized protein LOC18608716 isoform X1, coding for MEGEHEALPTSPTSTTPPPPSSYKLFLKVMSKRRTWVFLFVLVYAILLASSWNSLKSILSWYKRQAQPSSASSGWPALYASVLLGAVFGLLSMVAALAVAVPATLVTWITVVVLLAFFGKPKRTLVLEGRKITREIAGIVFKILLKEGNLVAAVCAVLGYFALVRKNSVMLLKMAESYSFESSSSWLPSVYNIKRKG
- the LOC18608718 gene encoding uncharacterized protein LOC18608718, which encodes MGLSMFFVICILHSLIAITSGSLIMFYLNEIYIFAHGVETAQKLSGSTPHDKLLIQTSNSFVGLLLFVVGFLVFMVAFVKDKKFQSFFAKGCVLLHLSMALWRVNFERRLEDLSWDWPRQVVGDFVLALSWVFFLLYTWKEKYD
- the LOC18608715 gene encoding protein ACCELERATED CELL DEATH 6, with product MVKLTRDFVNQRKKQERERKKKVKQDVRGKGKIEKHIEKQLYELSLVPITITRNPGFLIDGEEKENYGSSTSMDPDLYTAAMEGRILELVEAVEKGPADRQSDRVVPASCIQVSPQKNTMLHIATSYRHHEIVNLICKDLPFFIQEKNSKGDTALHIAARIGDPLLVRLIVDAIRGSSSESMLGDKNEDGNTALHEALLAHHEKIARILIDKNREMSYSANKEGKSVLYLAAAAGYADIVRLIMENPLGNYNEQQRLQNESPVHAAIHGRNIDVLKIMWEKDQSSFHVRCEQGRNPLHCAASIGYLEGVKILLQMFRGAAYQRDRNGFFPIHIASDEGYIGIVQEFLWHCPDSRELLNRQGQSILHLAAKRGRIHLVNYILKVPTLQNLINERDENGNTPLLLATIYLHPKVVSVLTWDRRVNLLLMNEDGLTALDIAQEYNTDTQMMASCPKRLTWLALRLTCAERSQPTASRNRRQSSVEGECSKFESYKENVNVILLVSTLVATVTFSAGFTIPGGDNNSSPDEGSAIMLRERMFQLTSPRSCTYNDVHSIHGRFILGGEQA